The proteins below come from a single Oncorhynchus keta strain PuntledgeMale-10-30-2019 chromosome 1, Oket_V2, whole genome shotgun sequence genomic window:
- the scly gene encoding selenocysteine lyase isoform X2 — MSEPVKASSGTRDPRDHSHRIVDGRPFSHHSAASADHTVTSLDDHHALSHHSDTGGANGHTHSDLPFDGHIHTYIPDMDEDRIYMDYNATTPLEPQVIQAVTEALHEAWGNPSSTYTPGVKAKKIITQARENVARMVGGKADDIIFTSGGTEANNLVFHSALEAYRESCRTAEQRGERRRHENSGTSAWPLPHILVSNVEHDSVRLTAEHLLKDATADVTSVAVSKVTGRVEVEDVLAAVRPSTCLISIMMANNETGVLMPIRELCQRVSFVNRQRQHRILLHTDAAQAIGKVRVDARDLGVDYLTIVGHKFYAPRMGALYVNGPGTTTPLYPMLFGGGQERNFRPGTENTPMIAGLGKAAELVNSNLTEYETHMLDTRDYLEEQLEAIFGRERIHFNSHFPDSETLPNTCNVSILGAGLQGPPIFC, encoded by the exons ATGTCTGAACCAGTGAAGGCCAGCTCCGGCACAAGGGACCCGAGGGACCACAGTCACCGCATAGTAGACGGTCGTCCATTCTCTCACCATTCAGCTGCATCCGCTGACCATACAGTCACTTCCTTGGATGACCACCACGCACTCTCACATCATTCAGACACAGGTGGTGCCAATGGGCATACGCACTCGGATCTTCCATTTGACGGCCATATACACACGTATATTCCAGACATGGACGAGGACAG GATCTACATGGACTACAACGCCACCACCCCACTGGAGCCACAGGTGATCCAGGCTGTTACTGAAGCCCTGCACGAGGCCTGGGGAAACCCCAGTAGTACCTACACACCAG GAGTGAAAGCAAAGAAGATCATTACCCAGGCGAGAGAGAATGTGGCTAGAATGGTGGGGGGGAAAGCAGATGACATCATCTTCACCTCTGGTGGGACTGAG GCCAATAACCTGGTGTTCCACAGTGCCCTGGAGGCCTACAGAGAGAGCTGCaggacagcagagcagagaggggagagacgtcGCCATGAGAACAGCGGAACCTCAGCCTGGCCTCTACCTCATATCCTCGTCTCTAACGTAGAGCATGACTCAGTCAGACTGACCGCTGAACACCTGCTGAAGGACGCCACGGCAG ACGTGACGTCAGTGGCGGTTTCCAAGGTGACGgggagggtggaggtggaggatgtGTTGGCTGCTGTCCGCCCCTCCACCTGTCTCATCTCTATCATGATGGCTAACAACGAGACAGGAGTCCTAATG CCAATCagagagctctgtcagagggtcAGCTTTGTCAACAGACAGCGTCAACATAGAATCCTCCTGCACACTGACGCGGCCCAGGCCATAGGCAAGGTGCGGGTCGACGCCCGTGACCTGGGAGTGGATTACCTCACCATTGTAGGACacaag TTCTATGCACCGAGGATGGGAGCGTTGTATGTGAACGGCCCAGGAACAACCACACCCCTCTACCCCATGTTGTttggagggggacaggagaggaacTTCAGACCAGG caCTGAGAACACACCAATGATCGCTGGCCTTGGAAAG GCAGCAGAGCTGGTGAACTCTAACCTGACTGAGTATGAAACTCATATGCTGGATACAAGGGACTACCTGGAGGAACAACTAGAG GCGATCTTCGGGAGAGAGAGGATCCATTTCAACAGTCATTTCCCTGACTCCGAGACCCTACCCAATACCTGTAACGTGTCTATTCTGGGTGCTGGACTACAGG